The sequence AGTGTAAGGTAATTCCCTTTTGCTCCATATCATTTTGTTCTTCTCTATTGAAAAGCAAGAATGTCAGCTGACATCATCCGTTATAATTATAGGAAGAAAATGGAGGCCCTTACACAGCATCAATTCCATTGCTTCAAGCCACAAACCCTGAGTCAGATGTTTTACTAGCTTATGAGATGAATGGAGAGGTTCTCTTTCTGACCATAATGACACTGTGAATTGTTGTCATGTAATATACACATACTGATCTTAGCTCTATTTACACTGTCGTGTTGCTGTGCAAAGACTCTTAACAGGGATCATGGATATCCATTGCGTGTGATTGTCCCTGGTGTTATAGGTGCTCGTTCAGTCAAATGGCTTGATTCCATCAACATTGTTGTAGAAGAATGCCAGGTAAGAAACTGCTTTACTAATGCTCGCAAGCAGTCTATCCATTGCTTCAAGAAGTAATGTCTTCTGTAGGGATTCTTTACGCAAAGGGACTATAAAATGTTTCCACCTTCAGTTGATTGGAACAACATCAGTTGGCCCACAAGGCGGCCACAGATGGATTTTCCTGTTCAGGTACTATTCAGGGCCAGTCCTAACAATAAAAAGGCCCTAGGCAAACAATGGAAAATGGGCCCTCTACTATCATTATAAAGACGTAAAATGACATTCATAtaaaaacccaaaaaaaaaagacctATTAATCATAAAATTTGGCCCTTACGTTTAATATATTGGACCAGATCCAGGGCcccttgcatataaaaaatTTGGGCCCACATCTTAGAGctaatctatactaatagaaaaagagcctaaggcagtctaaggcacaacttgtggattaCCTATTTTACTcttgttatatatttattattatattataaaatataaatctattttgatatacatttatttgtcacccaaatctataaagaatgctttatatctatagctattgataaggcttataagtaaatatatccatccaataaaagtaatgaattaatagatttttttaaataatagattatcaattaaaataacattaattacacgtacaacgtacgttctttctgcCAGTAAATATGAAAAGCATGTATTTTTGGCTCCTCTAAAATTTTGGGTCTTGGGCCTTAGCCCACGGCCCCGCCTCTTGGCCGACCCATCACTATTACTCAATGTGATTTCTATCACTGGTCTGTTCCTGGTATGAAGAATCATCAGGATAAGCTGGACTCTCCTAGTGATGCACTGTGTTCAATATCATGTGTTTTCTATAATAAAAATTCCCTATGCAACTTCAACTATCCTGGCAAGACCGAATTTTTATTTGACAGCTTTAAATGACCTGAGATATCTTAGTTAAGTATGTTGATGAACAGTCATAGGAGTAATGTGATGACTGATCTTAACAATCTGCCATTAGCTTAAGTGCAAAATATTTTCTTCGCAGGTCTGCTCAAAGATAAATGATTCTTGACTGATTGGTTCAATGTGCTTGCAGAGTGCAATATGTTCTCTGGAAGATGCAAACTTGGTAAAACCTGGAAAGGTAATCTTTCTTTACGCCTATTATGCATTTCCCACTTGTACCATTTGGGATTTGCTGTTAGGTTCTTGGTTCTGTACTTTTAACATTTGACGGCAAAACCAACCACTTAATTATAGTGAAAGACGATTATCCAACTGCTTTAGTCTGCTGCTTCAAAACCATCTTCACATGTTTAATATGTCTCATTATGATTGCAACTCTTAACACCCAAACTTGGGATCTGTAAGTACCTGAAACTGAACACATAAAAGATGGAATGTGCCAATTATGAACATTGTAGTGGTGTGGACCTTCAATGCTTCTCTCGTTGTGGcatcttttttttataatcaaaaTGCCATCCTAAGCATTAAATAACCATACATTTTTTGTCCATACGCAGATAACTATCAAGGGTTATGCAGCATCAGGAGGTGGGCGAGGCATAGAAAGAGTCGATATATCTATAGATGGAGGCAAGACGTGGGTGGAAGCCTCTAAATCACAGAAACCTGGTGTTCCATACATTTCTGATGATGAAAGTAGTGATAAATGGGCATGGGTGCTTTTTGAGGCTGAAGCTAACATACCTCAGAGCACTGAGATTGTTGCCAAAGCAGTACGTCGCTATTTTTTCCCACTATTATTTCGATGTTTGAGCTAGTACACAAGTTTGAATGCTATCATGATTTCATGAAAAAGTGAGCTGTTTGAGATGGTAATGAAAAATGCTTCGAATTTTACTGTTACATCCTACTTCTTGTTCTCTGTTAACGTGGTGTCTGCCCAATTCTTTTCAGGTGGATGTTGCCGGAAATGTCCAACCTGAAAATGTAGATTTCATCTGGAACTTGAGGGGGATACTGAACACTTCATGGCATCGGGTCCAAGTCCGGATTGGTCACTCAAACCTATAGGTGAACTTCCTAGTTCCCATGCACAATTACTGTTACAAATGCCTGAATTCTCTTCAAGGGCTTGAGACGAGTTTTCATAAGTTCGACATGAACACGCATTTCTGATCACGAACATGCTACTAGATTGAGATAACAGGTCTTTTAACACTTGTCCTGCTAAGACAGTTTCATGACCAAGATAAGGTCTGGCCCTTTCGGCATTTCTTGTGTTTGTTTTTGCTGTTATATGGCTGTCTTGAACTAGTTTTTTTACTAACATTGAAATGGAATTTGTTGGTAGTTGCTTAATGTCTTTACATGGATTTTGTTGtatattgtactccctccgtcccacgaatcttgacacgtgtGGTTTCGACatgagaattaaggaattgtagattagtgttttaagtgggtaggtaataaagtataaaaatgataaagtaggagagagaaaataataaagtgataaagcaggagagagaatgtaattaagatcccttatttttggactaattaTTACTACTTTATTTGGaaatatgtcaagattcgtgggacggtccaaaaagaaatacgtgttaagattcgtgggacggatgaagtatattgTATGCTTG comes from Salvia miltiorrhiza cultivar Shanhuang (shh) chromosome 3, IMPLAD_Smil_shh, whole genome shotgun sequence and encodes:
- the LOC131016059 gene encoding sulfite oxidase, producing the protein MPGLRGPSDYSQEPPRHPSLAINSKEPFNAEPRRKDLVSSYITPVEFFYKRNHGPIPVVDDLDKYSVSITGLRGRAIELFMKDIWKLPKYNVTATLQCAGNRRTAMSKTRPVKGVGWDVAAIGNAVWGGAKLADVLALVGIPNCSRATPSGQKHVEFVSIDKCKEENGGPYTASIPLLQATNPESDVLLAYEMNGETLNRDHGYPLRVIVPGVIGARSVKWLDSINIVVEECQGFFTQRDYKMFPPSVDWNNISWPTRRPQMDFPVQSAICSLEDANLVKPGKITIKGYAASGGGRGIERVDISIDGGKTWVEASKSQKPGVPYISDDESSDKWAWVLFEAEANIPQSTEIVAKAVDVAGNVQPENVDFIWNLRGILNTSWHRVQVRIGHSNL